A stretch of Elusimicrobiota bacterium DNA encodes these proteins:
- a CDS encoding methionine adenosyltransferase: protein MRRDRYVFTSESVTEGHPDKVCDQISDAVLDAILAEDPMGRVACESFCTTGLVVVGGEITTKSWVDVPSLVRSVVADIGYTDKRFGFDAASCGILNAIGRQSPDIAQGVDTGGAGDQGLMVGFACDETEELMPTPIHLAHKLTRRLADVRKKGVLPYLGPDGKSQVTVEYEGGQPKRIDAVVLSSQHDESILDKSGKKITGRAREEIIHKVVLPVLPKAMLDKDTKFYVNPTGKFVVGGPEGDTGVTGRKIIVDTYGGWAPHGGGAFSGKDPTKVDRSACYMARHVAKNIVAAGLAQQCTVQLAYAIGVADPVSVMIDTHGTGAVPEERLVEIARDVFPLTPRGIIDYLKLRRPFYRKTASYGHFGRNDADFYWEKTNKAAELKKLARV from the coding sequence ATGCGCCGTGACCGTTACGTTTTCACCTCCGAGTCCGTCACCGAAGGACATCCGGACAAGGTTTGCGATCAAATTTCCGACGCGGTGTTGGACGCCATCTTGGCCGAGGACCCGATGGGGCGCGTGGCGTGCGAATCCTTCTGCACCACGGGCCTGGTGGTCGTGGGCGGCGAAATCACCACCAAATCCTGGGTGGACGTGCCCTCCCTGGTCCGCTCCGTCGTGGCGGACATCGGCTACACGGACAAGCGCTTCGGTTTTGACGCCGCCAGCTGCGGCATCCTAAACGCCATCGGCCGCCAGAGCCCCGACATCGCCCAGGGCGTCGACACCGGCGGCGCCGGCGACCAGGGCCTCATGGTCGGCTTCGCCTGCGACGAGACGGAGGAGCTCATGCCCACCCCGATCCACCTGGCGCACAAGCTCACGCGGCGCCTGGCGGACGTCCGCAAGAAAGGCGTCCTGCCCTACCTCGGCCCCGATGGGAAATCCCAGGTGACCGTGGAATACGAGGGCGGCCAGCCCAAGCGCATCGACGCGGTGGTCCTCTCCAGCCAGCACGACGAATCCATTTTGGACAAAAGCGGCAAAAAAATCACCGGCCGAGCCCGGGAGGAAATCATCCACAAGGTCGTCCTGCCGGTCCTTCCCAAGGCCATGTTGGACAAGGACACCAAGTTCTACGTGAACCCCACCGGCAAATTCGTGGTCGGCGGTCCCGAAGGGGACACCGGCGTCACCGGCCGCAAAATCATCGTGGACACCTACGGCGGATGGGCGCCCCACGGCGGCGGCGCCTTCTCCGGCAAAGACCCGACGAAAGTGGACCGCTCCGCCTGCTACATGGCGCGCCACGTGGCCAAAAACATCGTGGCCGCGGGCCTGGCCCAGCAGTGCACCGTTCAGCTGGCCTACGCCATCGGCGTGGCCGATCCGGTCAGCGTCATGATCGACACTCACGGCACGGGCGCGGTGCCCGAGGAACGCCTGGTGGAAATCGCCCGGGACGTCTTCCCGCTCACCCCCCGGGGCATCATCGATTACTTGAAACTGCGCCGCCCCTTCTACCGCAAGACCGCTTCCTACGGCCATTTCGGCCGGAACGACGCGGACTTCTATTGGGAAAAAACCAACAAAGCCGCCGAGCTCAAAAAGCTCGCACGCGTCTGA
- a CDS encoding NDP-sugar synthase yields the protein MKALILLGGLGTRLRPLTLTRPKPLLPVLNRPLIAHQLDALRRVGVREVVLALGYKAAHFKTKLGGGSRWGVRFRYSIEREPLGTGGAIRKALGHLEGTTMVLNGDIISDIDLRGLTARHARANAQATLALTEVKDPSAFGLVQTDRTGRVIGFLEKPSAEQTTCRTINAGVYVFEPEVVQRIPEGRSVSIEREIFPALIAEGYRLRAEIHRGYWSDVGTLAAYWRTHADLHLLGRWPAGYRVRGGLVRGPGVRWHRTALQRGTAVIGRGARVDRGAVLEGCVTLGDNVRVGAGARLTNCIVLEGAVIGDRSRVDNAVLGAGVGVGADCRVGPDLVLGDGARWPDHSQSVPGLTARTVI from the coding sequence ATGAAAGCGCTGATCCTCCTCGGGGGGTTGGGCACCCGCCTGCGGCCCCTGACGTTGACCCGGCCCAAGCCGCTTCTGCCCGTCCTCAACCGGCCGTTGATCGCCCACCAGCTGGACGCCCTGCGCCGGGTGGGCGTCCGCGAGGTCGTGCTGGCCCTCGGGTACAAGGCGGCGCATTTTAAAACCAAGCTGGGCGGGGGAAGCCGGTGGGGCGTCCGCTTCCGCTATTCCATCGAGCGGGAACCCCTGGGCACCGGGGGCGCCATCCGGAAAGCCCTCGGCCATTTGGAGGGAACGACGATGGTGCTGAACGGGGACATCATCAGCGACATCGATTTGCGGGGACTCACCGCGCGCCACGCCCGCGCCAACGCCCAAGCCACCCTGGCGTTGACGGAAGTGAAAGACCCGTCGGCCTTCGGGCTGGTTCAAACCGACCGGACCGGCCGCGTCATCGGATTTTTGGAAAAGCCGTCGGCGGAACAGACGACGTGCCGGACCATCAACGCGGGCGTTTATGTTTTCGAACCCGAGGTCGTCCAGCGCATTCCCGAGGGGCGCTCCGTTTCCATCGAACGGGAGATCTTTCCCGCCTTGATCGCCGAAGGCTACCGCCTTCGGGCGGAGATCCACCGGGGGTATTGGTCCGACGTGGGAACCCTCGCGGCCTATTGGCGGACCCACGCCGATCTGCACCTTCTGGGGCGCTGGCCGGCGGGTTACCGGGTTCGGGGGGGGCTCGTCCGGGGGCCGGGGGTTCGTTGGCATCGCACGGCTCTTCAGCGGGGAACGGCGGTGATCGGACGGGGCGCCCGCGTGGATCGGGGCGCCGTCTTGGAGGGGTGCGTCACCCTGGGCGACAACGTTCGGGTGGGCGCGGGCGCCCGGTTGACGAATTGCATCGTTTTGGAAGGGGCCGTGATCGGGGACCGTTCCCGGGTGGACAACGCCGTCCTGGGCGCGGGGGTGGGGGTGGGGGCCGATTGCCGGGTCGGGCCCGATCTCGTTTTGGGCGACGGCGCCCGGTGGCCGGACCACAGTCAATCCGTTCCGGGCCTGACCGCCCGAACGGTGATTTGA
- a CDS encoding NAD-dependent epimerase/dehydratase family protein, which yields MKILVTGGAGFIGSHVAAAYLRAGHAVTVLDNLSHGRRRAAPPGARFVKADVRGPGLDRVFARGRFDVVNHHAAQIDVRRSVADPLEDADINLRGLLQLLEKSRSHKVRKFIFAASGGTYYGECGRPARESDPPRPLSPYGVSKLSSEFYLRAYRALHGLDFTVLRYANVYGPGQDPHGEAGVVAIFCQRLSAGKPVTVFGSGRQERDYVFVGDVADANRRALARGSGGCFNIGSGKATSVNELVRAMRELSGRSSPVVRRPARPGELKRSCLDFGLATRTLGWRPGVSLREGLAETWRFHLSTGGRARP from the coding sequence GTGAAAATTTTGGTGACGGGCGGGGCGGGCTTCATCGGGTCGCACGTGGCGGCGGCCTATCTTCGGGCGGGGCACGCGGTGACCGTCTTGGACAACCTGTCGCACGGCCGACGGCGGGCGGCGCCTCCGGGGGCTCGATTCGTGAAGGCCGATGTCCGGGGACCGGGACTCGACCGGGTGTTCGCGCGCGGGCGGTTCGACGTGGTCAATCATCACGCCGCGCAAATCGACGTTCGCCGCTCGGTCGCCGATCCCTTGGAGGACGCCGACATCAATCTCCGGGGGCTCCTCCAATTGTTGGAAAAATCCCGTTCCCACAAAGTCCGCAAATTTATTTTCGCCGCTTCCGGCGGAACCTATTACGGCGAATGCGGCCGGCCGGCCCGGGAAAGCGATCCCCCGCGTCCCCTGTCGCCCTACGGCGTGTCGAAATTGTCGAGCGAGTTTTACCTTCGGGCCTACCGCGCCCTCCACGGTTTGGATTTCACCGTTCTCCGCTACGCCAACGTGTACGGACCGGGGCAGGATCCCCATGGCGAGGCGGGGGTGGTGGCCATTTTCTGCCAGCGGCTTTCCGCCGGGAAACCCGTGACCGTTTTCGGGAGCGGCCGCCAGGAACGGGACTATGTTTTCGTGGGGGACGTGGCGGACGCCAATCGCCGGGCCCTGGCCCGGGGCTCGGGCGGTTGTTTCAACATCGGGTCGGGGAAGGCCACCTCCGTCAACGAGCTGGTTCGGGCGATGCGGGAGTTGTCCGGCCGGTCGTCCCCGGTGGTCCGCCGTCCGGCGCGCCCGGGCGAATTGAAGCGCAGCTGCTTGGATTTCGGTTTGGCGACCCGGACTTTGGGCTGGCGCCCGGGGGTCTCCCTGCGGGAGGGGTTGGCCGAAACCTGGCGGTTTCACCTTTCGACCGGGGGGCGCGCGCGGCCATGA
- a CDS encoding lipopolysaccharide biosynthesis protein has protein sequence MLKPLVRNTMFTGMAHLAVGLIGFFIVPFLVRAYGMAGFGLIVLARVVLPTGPLSILDFGVSETTTQAVARARADGSWARASGQTTLLLLTALAVGALIGAVLVVGGPWAHRLVDIDPAQRAGFSRVIQATGWASPLLFTGLIVEGMTKGFERYDLLRFLEVLAALAFAGAAWVLIRGHRPGHAVALAFLFSQVGRGIVLLFSMIPLLRSTPLRLARWDGPMLQEVRQRSALMFQSRVLGVVQFQSPPLLIGALVGPAGVGVYDILVRLPRFAKSVLSLLISALLPVSARLEAGRDHEKLKELGRAGFWLMPALAFPPLLAGAVFAPEFLRDWVGPSVVPLWPWFSLMFVVPMLNLLLSYGQTLMQVRLSFLRANNRLLVAQAVGQMALSLVLVHFLKERAFIFGQVVAMVAVFPFVFRLLAREQRLPARSVAGAVARLLALGLPLAAAVLGARWGGWLRGPVELLTAFALWSAAYWALIYRWGLGPVERTVVGRIVGSVIRLETRAESRSTP, from the coding sequence GTGCTTAAGCCCCTCGTTCGAAACACCATGTTCACCGGGATGGCCCATCTGGCCGTGGGACTGATCGGTTTTTTCATCGTGCCCTTTCTTGTCCGCGCCTACGGCATGGCCGGGTTCGGGTTGATCGTCCTCGCCCGGGTGGTCCTGCCCACGGGGCCGCTGTCGATTTTGGATTTCGGTGTTTCCGAAACAACCACCCAGGCCGTGGCCCGGGCCCGGGCGGACGGTTCCTGGGCGCGGGCCTCGGGCCAAACCACCTTGTTGTTGCTGACGGCCCTCGCGGTGGGGGCGCTCATTGGCGCGGTGTTGGTGGTCGGGGGGCCTTGGGCCCACCGCTTGGTGGACATCGACCCCGCCCAGCGGGCCGGTTTTTCCCGGGTGATCCAAGCCACGGGCTGGGCCTCGCCGCTCTTGTTCACGGGCCTCATCGTCGAAGGAATGACCAAAGGGTTTGAGCGGTACGACTTGCTTCGATTTTTGGAAGTGCTGGCGGCCCTGGCCTTTGCGGGGGCCGCCTGGGTCCTGATCCGCGGCCATCGCCCGGGACACGCGGTGGCCTTGGCCTTCCTGTTCAGCCAGGTGGGGCGGGGGATCGTCCTCCTTTTTTCCATGATCCCCCTGCTGCGTTCCACTCCCCTGCGTCTGGCCCGGTGGGACGGCCCCATGCTCCAGGAAGTCCGCCAACGGAGCGCGCTCATGTTTCAGAGCCGGGTCCTGGGCGTCGTTCAATTTCAATCGCCCCCGCTTTTGATCGGCGCCTTGGTCGGACCGGCGGGCGTCGGCGTTTACGACATCCTGGTTCGCCTGCCGCGCTTCGCCAAATCCGTTTTGTCGTTGCTGATCTCCGCCCTGCTTCCGGTGTCCGCGCGGTTGGAGGCGGGCCGGGACCACGAAAAATTGAAGGAGTTGGGGCGCGCCGGATTCTGGTTGATGCCGGCGCTGGCCTTTCCTCCCCTGCTGGCGGGGGCCGTGTTCGCGCCGGAATTCCTGCGGGACTGGGTGGGTCCTTCGGTGGTCCCGCTCTGGCCCTGGTTCTCCCTGATGTTCGTGGTCCCAATGCTCAACCTCCTTTTGAGTTACGGCCAAACGCTCATGCAGGTTCGCCTGTCGTTCCTTCGGGCGAACAACCGCCTGCTGGTGGCCCAGGCGGTCGGCCAAATGGCGCTTTCCCTCGTCCTGGTTCATTTCCTCAAGGAGCGGGCGTTCATCTTTGGTCAAGTCGTCGCGATGGTCGCCGTGTTTCCATTCGTCTTTCGTCTTTTGGCCCGGGAGCAGAGACTTCCGGCGCGGTCGGTGGCCGGAGCGGTCGCGCGCCTCCTGGCCCTGGGGTTGCCGTTGGCCGCGGCGGTCCTGGGGGCCCGGTGGGGGGGCTGGCTCCGGGGTCCCGTTGAGTTGCTCACCGCTTTCGCCCTGTGGTCGGCCGCGTACTGGGCCTTGATTTACCGCTGGGGACTGGGGCCGGTGGAGCGGACGGTGGTGGGCCGAATTGTCGGCTCGGTGATTCGCCTGGAGACCCGTGCCGAGTCGAGGTCGACGCCATGA
- the gmhB gene encoding D-glycero-beta-D-manno-heptose 1,7-bisphosphate 7-phosphatase: MTRPPDPLGAPARAIFFDRDGTLNVERNYVHTPREWEWIPGAVEALSRAAALGFRTVIVTNQSGVGRGYYDRGAVESLHAWVAGALAERGVAVGGFYYCPHLEADRCDCRKPAPGMLVRAAKELNIDLARSYLIGDKMADVDAARAAGAVPILVRTGYGDAVRPGLSADVAVADDVIGAVDWIARREQRGEGS, from the coding sequence ATGACCCGCCCCCCCGATCCCCTCGGGGCCCCCGCCCGCGCGATTTTTTTTGACCGGGACGGGACTCTGAACGTTGAGAGAAATTACGTGCACACGCCCCGGGAGTGGGAGTGGATCCCCGGCGCGGTCGAGGCCCTGTCGCGCGCGGCGGCCCTGGGTTTCCGGACGGTGATCGTGACGAACCAGTCCGGCGTTGGGCGCGGATACTATGATCGAGGGGCCGTGGAGTCGCTTCACGCCTGGGTGGCCGGCGCGTTGGCCGAGCGGGGCGTCGCCGTGGGGGGCTTCTATTACTGCCCGCACCTGGAGGCCGACCGGTGCGATTGTCGAAAACCGGCCCCCGGGATGCTGGTCCGGGCCGCGAAGGAACTGAATATCGATTTGGCCCGCTCCTATTTAATCGGTGATAAGATGGCCGACGTGGACGCCGCCCGGGCGGCCGGGGCGGTTCCCATTTTGGTGCGGACGGGTTACGGGGACGCCGTGCGTCCCGGGCTCTCCGCCGATGTGGCCGTGGCGGACGACGTGATCGGCGCGGTGGATTGGATCGCTCGGCGGGAACAGCGGGGGGAGGGATCGTGA